A genomic region of Vibrio sp. 10N contains the following coding sequences:
- a CDS encoding DMT family transporter has translation MNSTVTLSFAAMTAFAFNSLLCRLALGSDAIDPVSFTSIRLVSGAATLIVLSTLIARRQIPQTLSASIPLKQSLALGATLFGYALLFSLAYITLDTGTGALILFGTVQFALIIHHRLTGHTLTPLEMLGMFVAVGGFILLLLPGAAQPSWLGASLMLASGLCWSGFTLLGKQVSSPILATKQGFIVASVMVLALAIFSQVLFTSPSTFSVSGILYALLSGVIASGLGYYLWYRLLPSIDVLQASLMQLSVPAIAMFLGWGLLAEAPSYLSLLATALILSGIALTTWAKSRSAVEVTK, from the coding sequence ATGAATAGCACTGTTACCCTTTCCTTTGCCGCAATGACGGCTTTTGCATTCAACTCACTACTGTGTCGCCTAGCACTTGGCAGTGATGCTATCGACCCGGTGAGTTTTACTTCAATTCGACTTGTCAGCGGAGCCGCGACACTTATTGTTCTTAGCACCTTGATTGCTCGTCGGCAAATACCTCAAACACTAAGTGCGTCGATTCCATTGAAACAATCTTTAGCACTAGGGGCTACTTTGTTTGGTTATGCGCTACTCTTTTCTCTAGCGTACATTACTTTAGATACTGGCACCGGGGCCCTGATCTTATTCGGTACCGTACAGTTTGCGCTTATCATCCACCATCGACTTACCGGACATACACTCACCCCACTCGAAATGCTCGGCATGTTCGTCGCCGTTGGCGGTTTTATCTTGCTACTGCTACCGGGGGCTGCTCAGCCATCCTGGTTAGGAGCAAGTCTTATGCTGGCCTCTGGGCTCTGTTGGAGTGGTTTTACGTTACTGGGTAAGCAAGTGAGTTCACCAATTCTGGCAACGAAGCAAGGTTTCATCGTCGCCAGTGTGATGGTTTTAGCTTTGGCGATATTTAGCCAGGTGTTGTTCACTTCACCGAGTACATTCTCTGTATCCGGCATCTTATATGCCCTGCTTTCTGGCGTCATCGCTTCTGGGCTCGGTTATTATCTTTGGTATCGTCTGCTACCGAGCATAGACGTACTGCAAGCATCATTGATGCAACTGAGCGTGCCTGCAATCGCGATGTTTCTTGGATGGGGGTTGCTAGCAGAAGCGCCGTCTTACCTGTCATTGCTGGCAACTGCATTAATTTTGTCAGGCATCGCCCTAACGACATGGGCTAAGTCTCGCTCCGCTGTGGAAGTCACTAAATAG
- a CDS encoding L,D-transpeptidase family protein, translating to MVIALPAQSQAFELEKVTVVDRVEVKKSLRRMYLMDGDVVVREYRIALGKSPRGHKIQEGDNRTPEGKYYLDFVMDDSAFYRSMHISYPNLRDRKRADSLGVSPGGNIKIHGLKNGDHRAPQFVQSFDWTNGCIAITNEEMDELVSLVKIGTPIYIRW from the coding sequence ATGGTTATCGCGTTGCCAGCGCAATCACAAGCTTTTGAGCTTGAGAAAGTCACGGTGGTTGATCGGGTTGAAGTAAAAAAATCTCTTAGAAGAATGTATCTGATGGATGGCGATGTTGTGGTTCGCGAGTATCGGATTGCATTGGGTAAGAGCCCGCGCGGTCACAAAATTCAAGAAGGTGACAATCGCACCCCTGAGGGAAAGTATTATCTAGATTTTGTTATGGATGATTCGGCCTTCTATCGTTCAATGCACATCAGTTATCCCAACCTAAGAGACAGAAAACGTGCAGATAGCCTGGGTGTGAGTCCAGGTGGCAACATTAAGATCCATGGCCTAAAAAACGGTGATCACCGTGCCCCTCAGTTTGTGCAGAGCTTTGATTGGACCAATGGCTGCATCGCGATTACCAATGAGGAGATGGATGAACTTGTGTCTTTGGTAAAAATTGGCACCCCAATCTATATTCGCTGGTAA
- a CDS encoding DUF3541 domain-containing protein: MRLNKRILVLILSAFLVTGASIFDLNNSPSQHQLQAYANVVKDTYESGLFSLSPYKQGHFGLRMYRQTQEEKYHTAILVDLANVTDRLNKMAAEVTTPKAIRQHSLARLKEYKKGKDERSQRRYAATKDNPDYFYMGLDLLRYLARLQEYGVTHKADKKLRQILRSYDFNSVLTDKQMITAWAAQLANQAYWLRQIGEQDLVAEFTQAFKTTYPDREDYRLTNQQFGNKLYGMTHIILADSGYYQRPVSEQEHQWIYDYFRRNIDDIIKHTKEDIIAEVGISFLLAGLDDDPVVKKTRAAIARAIDKKHGMIPSVSGDFDFAYGEHRNVLAIMLLDWNPPYIGPNVSSDPKLFKRLPYGVRPAA; the protein is encoded by the coding sequence ATGCGACTGAATAAAAGAATACTGGTTTTAATTCTGAGTGCCTTTTTGGTTACAGGTGCTAGTATCTTTGATCTAAACAATTCTCCTAGCCAGCATCAACTTCAGGCTTACGCTAACGTGGTCAAAGACACCTACGAATCCGGGCTATTTTCTCTCTCGCCATATAAACAAGGGCACTTTGGGCTACGTATGTATCGCCAGACACAAGAAGAGAAATACCATACCGCTATTTTGGTCGACCTTGCTAACGTCACTGATCGATTAAATAAAATGGCCGCTGAAGTCACCACACCCAAAGCGATTCGTCAGCATTCGCTTGCTCGCCTCAAAGAATACAAAAAAGGCAAAGATGAACGAAGCCAACGTCGCTATGCTGCAACCAAAGACAATCCTGATTATTTCTACATGGGATTAGACCTTCTCAGGTACCTCGCTAGGTTGCAAGAATATGGCGTCACTCATAAAGCAGACAAAAAGCTCCGCCAAATACTTCGTAGCTATGATTTCAACAGCGTACTGACAGACAAACAGATGATTACGGCTTGGGCTGCGCAACTCGCCAACCAAGCGTACTGGCTAAGGCAGATCGGTGAACAAGATTTGGTCGCAGAATTTACCCAGGCTTTTAAAACAACCTACCCAGACCGTGAAGATTACCGTTTAACCAATCAGCAGTTTGGCAACAAACTCTATGGTATGACACATATCATATTGGCGGATTCGGGTTACTATCAAAGGCCCGTGAGCGAGCAAGAACACCAATGGATTTATGACTACTTTCGCCGCAACATCGACGACATCATCAAACACACTAAAGAAGATATTATCGCCGAAGTCGGGATCAGCTTCTTACTCGCAGGGCTCGATGATGATCCTGTCGTTAAAAAGACCCGTGCGGCGATCGCCCGCGCTATCGATAAAAAACATGGCATGATTCCTTCGGTATCTGGTGATTTTGACTTCGCCTATGGTGAACATCGCAACGTACTGGCGATCATGCTGCTTGACTGGAATCCACCCTACATCGGCCCCAATGTATCGTCGGACCCGAAACTCTTTAAGCGGCTGCCCTATGGTGTTCGACCTGCGGCATAA
- a CDS encoding MFS transporter, translated as MLKNLFNKLGIELWFSAHLAYGFVQLVFIPIVMPAFVAERTGSFANAGLAMGFFGVAGLAAPVIGLLADKFKAHRLAQFLGMVAYIIAGFCYIAAGTDFNIMAIGSVFFGLGSATLLMLNPVFIAFAGYDNKTEALKLGRMAQAAIIGTLLGGGALAALTDGGFGYETSFYTMMATVAVLSVITFLTNKEAGQRVLDTAEAREKAAAEEAQEKVNLLKVIFSKFGLFLFAVAALCAGQGAFQAQFPNLMKNAFTVSEALSATSLSISAVLGLIVVVAAERFSAKFGPTALFKLCTVASIVVIAALYFIAELQFIPTVILPVALVIIYLQGITVTDMCSPAVASRLTRVGAGYTQGLMMFFISIGFATGSAISGFTVEEFSWSALPVAIGVLTAVAFVAIWIVTREKLSSGHSADTKHA; from the coding sequence ATGCTAAAAAATCTATTTAACAAACTTGGGATCGAACTTTGGTTCTCTGCCCACCTTGCTTACGGCTTTGTACAGCTCGTTTTCATTCCGATTGTCATGCCAGCTTTCGTTGCAGAGCGTACAGGCAGCTTTGCGAATGCTGGTCTTGCAATGGGCTTCTTTGGTGTGGCGGGTCTTGCTGCTCCTGTGATTGGATTGCTTGCAGACAAATTTAAAGCACACCGCCTAGCTCAGTTCTTGGGTATGGTGGCATATATCATTGCTGGCTTCTGCTACATTGCCGCGGGCACGGATTTCAATATCATGGCCATTGGTTCAGTGTTCTTTGGTTTAGGTTCAGCAACTCTGCTTATGCTTAACCCTGTATTTATTGCGTTTGCAGGCTACGACAACAAGACGGAAGCGCTGAAATTGGGTCGTATGGCGCAAGCAGCGATCATCGGTACCTTGCTTGGCGGTGGCGCATTGGCTGCACTGACAGATGGTGGCTTTGGTTATGAAACAAGCTTCTACACTATGATGGCAACGGTTGCAGTACTGTCAGTAATTACTTTCCTAACCAATAAAGAGGCAGGTCAGCGCGTACTAGACACGGCGGAAGCTCGTGAAAAAGCGGCCGCGGAAGAAGCGCAAGAAAAAGTGAATCTTCTTAAAGTGATTTTCTCTAAGTTTGGTTTGTTCCTATTTGCAGTGGCAGCACTGTGTGCTGGGCAAGGTGCGTTCCAAGCTCAGTTCCCGAACCTGATGAAAAACGCCTTTACTGTATCGGAAGCGCTATCGGCAACCAGCCTGTCTATCTCTGCGGTACTTGGCTTGATTGTCGTTGTTGCGGCAGAACGCTTCTCGGCTAAATTTGGTCCTACAGCACTGTTTAAGCTTTGTACTGTAGCATCAATTGTTGTAATTGCTGCGCTTTACTTCATCGCAGAGCTACAGTTTATCCCAACCGTTATTCTGCCAGTGGCATTGGTAATTATTTACCTTCAGGGTATCACTGTTACTGACATGTGTTCTCCAGCGGTTGCCTCACGCCTTACTCGTGTTGGCGCGGGTTATACTCAAGGTCTAATGATGTTCTTTATCTCTATCGGTTTTGCAACTGGTAGTGCGATCAGCGGCTTCACGGTTGAAGAGTTCAGTTGGAGTGCATTGCCAGTGGCTATTGGTGTATTGACGGCGGTAGCATTTGTTGCGATTTGGATTGTGACACGTGAGAAGCTATCAAGTGGTCACTCAGCTGATACTAAGCATGCGTAA
- a CDS encoding IS4 family transposase — protein sequence MHVSQALDIINNYKPNQVETLADLLPIELIKEAYELTDTVTLRKRKLTLESMAWLLVGMAIYNDKSMADIVNMLDIVDRSGKPFVAPSALTQRRKSLGESAAKALFECTQSHWFAHANLPNWNGLTLLGVDGVLWRTEDTEDNASAFAKPTNRDGIETQYPQVRMVCQMELSSHLITGSAFDCYSVNEMKLAEQLIETTPDNSLTLFDKGFYSLGLLDAWSSQGLNRHWLIPMKKGLNYEVVQSLGRQDKLIKLKSNPQARKKWPKLGQEVVVRLITRVKDGKQYDVLTSMLDPMLYPKADIVGLYGYRWEIELGYREQKQYMLGNRLTLRSRLPELVKQELWGILLTYNLVRYQMVQMCNTLNGDYLPYQLSFNGALAHIMRLIVGLPYSSPGAIPRQLQNFYSMSESLILEPRRERSFPRVVKKKPSRYPRKNNAAHLK from the coding sequence ATGCACGTTTCTCAAGCCCTCGACATCATCAACAACTACAAACCAAATCAAGTTGAAACTCTCGCAGACCTCTTACCTATTGAACTCATCAAAGAAGCCTATGAACTGACAGATACTGTCACCCTTAGAAAACGAAAACTGACTTTGGAATCGATGGCATGGCTGTTAGTTGGAATGGCTATCTATAACGACAAGTCTATGGCTGATATCGTAAATATGCTCGACATTGTTGACCGTTCGGGTAAGCCGTTTGTTGCTCCAAGCGCACTAACACAGCGCAGAAAAAGTCTCGGTGAATCTGCCGCTAAAGCTCTTTTTGAGTGTACTCAAAGCCATTGGTTCGCACACGCTAACCTTCCAAATTGGAATGGGCTTACGTTGTTAGGTGTCGACGGGGTCTTGTGGCGCACTGAAGACACGGAAGATAACGCTAGCGCTTTTGCCAAGCCCACCAATCGAGACGGTATAGAAACGCAGTATCCACAGGTTCGCATGGTATGTCAGATGGAATTAAGCAGTCATTTAATCACAGGCAGTGCCTTTGACTGTTATAGCGTCAATGAAATGAAGTTAGCAGAACAACTCATAGAAACAACGCCTGATAATAGCTTAACGCTCTTCGATAAAGGCTTTTACTCTCTTGGTTTACTGGATGCATGGAGCTCACAGGGGCTCAATCGACATTGGCTTATCCCGATGAAGAAAGGTCTAAATTATGAGGTCGTTCAGTCTCTTGGCCGACAAGACAAACTAATAAAGCTGAAGAGCAATCCGCAAGCGCGTAAGAAATGGCCGAAGTTAGGACAAGAGGTTGTTGTACGTTTAATCACGAGAGTCAAAGACGGCAAGCAATACGATGTTCTCACTTCAATGCTTGACCCTATGCTTTATCCAAAAGCAGATATTGTAGGTTTATATGGGTATCGTTGGGAAATTGAACTCGGCTACAGGGAGCAAAAACAATATATGCTAGGGAATCGCCTTACGCTGCGCAGCCGACTCCCAGAGCTCGTTAAACAAGAACTCTGGGGGATATTACTGACATACAACTTAGTCAGGTATCAAATGGTTCAGATGTGTAACACATTGAATGGCGACTACTTACCATACCAACTTAGCTTCAATGGAGCATTAGCTCACATCATGCGCCTGATAGTGGGGCTTCCATACTCGTCACCAGGAGCAATACCGAGGCAACTCCAAAACTTCTACTCAATGAGCGAGAGCCTAATACTTGAGCCTAGGCGGGAAAGATCCTTCCCAAGGGTAGTGAAGAAAAAGCCAAGCCGATACCCGAGAAAAAACAATGCCGCTCACCTTAAGTGA
- a CDS encoding OmpP1/FadL family transporter, whose translation MSFTQRVAITASVGLSTLMLTPISSATGLNFWESSTSNSALASANGASAVDASILATAPSSMTQLKSTTVTASVTRYQVDTDYDILGTKSAYSKANPIPAGFLVIPLESNWYVGLAAYSRTAADISISEFKLPPPLNLRILDQARVRPIVVSFAPSVAYKMGDVSLGVTVEYQYADYLLERNDCNFWGKCSLETTEGNTNGWSGALSVTWQANSWLTLAATHRLASDFGDSNIQFDLPSITSVYGTIAITDNWSWHNTFSLSRWDGQGVTYADYSDPIQLLKGSRHSKRYATSMEYRIGNLALRGGVSIDEAIDTFGGEDMRYRLGAAYSFSEHLTVDLSGFSEHYARKNVKVTDDLQVDVLNQGYGISLGMTYRY comes from the coding sequence ATGTCTTTCACACAACGTGTTGCAATCACGGCCTCTGTTGGCTTGTCGACGTTAATGCTAACGCCAATTTCAAGCGCTACTGGGCTTAATTTTTGGGAATCGTCCACCTCTAACAGTGCTCTTGCCAGTGCAAACGGTGCATCTGCGGTCGACGCCAGTATTTTGGCGACAGCGCCATCAAGTATGACGCAGTTAAAGTCAACTACGGTAACGGCGAGTGTGACTCGCTACCAAGTGGACACCGATTACGACATTTTGGGAACCAAATCCGCTTACTCCAAAGCCAACCCCATTCCGGCTGGCTTCTTAGTGATACCCCTAGAATCAAACTGGTATGTCGGTTTGGCCGCCTACAGCCGCACCGCAGCGGATATTTCTATTTCAGAGTTCAAACTTCCTCCGCCACTTAACCTGCGTATCTTGGATCAAGCCCGTGTGCGCCCTATTGTGGTCTCCTTTGCCCCAAGCGTAGCGTACAAAATGGGGGATGTGAGTCTCGGTGTGACTGTCGAGTATCAATACGCTGACTACCTTCTTGAACGCAATGACTGCAATTTCTGGGGCAAATGCAGCCTAGAAACGACAGAAGGAAATACCAATGGTTGGAGCGGTGCGCTAAGCGTCACATGGCAAGCTAACTCGTGGTTAACACTGGCAGCTACACATAGACTAGCGAGCGATTTCGGGGACAGTAATATTCAGTTTGACCTGCCATCCATAACCAGCGTCTACGGCACCATCGCAATCACTGACAACTGGTCTTGGCATAACACCTTCAGCTTGTCGCGTTGGGATGGACAAGGTGTGACTTATGCTGATTACAGCGATCCTATCCAACTACTCAAGGGATCTCGTCATAGCAAACGTTATGCAACATCGATGGAGTACAGAATTGGTAATTTGGCGCTGCGTGGTGGTGTAAGCATCGATGAAGCGATTGATACATTTGGCGGGGAAGATATGCGTTATCGCCTGGGTGCCGCTTATTCTTTCAGTGAACATCTAACTGTGGATTTAAGCGGTTTCAGTGAACATTACGCGAGAAAGAACGTGAAAGTGACAGACGATCTTCAAGTGGACGTGCTCAATCAAGGCTACGGCATCAGCCTGGGCATGACTTATCGTTACTAG
- a CDS encoding alpha/beta fold hydrolase, whose translation MKWALLVPALLLVGCSKPEMDVTDEAFTAHHAEQVVIVHGLARSAWSMQNMSNGIAEQGYQVCVVDYPTLRQPIENTLAKSADELSRCISEFKASRQSADSQALMNSAADRVSTSHPVTNHAKIHFVGHSLGGLVIRSYLAQHPDFVHSEQMGNVVFVGTPNHGSDVADFFSDTWMLSLVGGTAESLTTSPESFPNRLPLPNYNFGVIAGTQSYPVFNGMFAKTNDGLVSVESTKLKGMQDFIEVDIKHDRLRRDPHVTGLIVQFLQSGHFEPASE comes from the coding sequence ATGAAATGGGCACTGCTTGTACCCGCATTATTACTCGTAGGATGTAGCAAACCTGAAATGGATGTCACCGATGAAGCGTTCACTGCCCACCATGCAGAGCAAGTGGTCATTGTTCATGGGTTGGCTCGCAGCGCTTGGTCGATGCAAAACATGTCCAATGGCATTGCTGAGCAAGGCTATCAAGTGTGTGTGGTCGACTATCCAACACTCCGTCAGCCAATTGAAAATACCTTAGCAAAAAGTGCCGATGAGCTCTCCCGTTGTATCTCGGAATTCAAAGCGTCTAGGCAGTCGGCAGATAGCCAAGCACTGATGAATAGTGCTGCCGATCGTGTTTCAACCAGTCATCCTGTGACCAATCATGCCAAGATTCATTTTGTTGGTCACTCACTTGGTGGTCTGGTCATTCGTTCTTATCTTGCCCAACATCCAGACTTTGTTCACTCTGAGCAAATGGGCAATGTGGTCTTTGTTGGTACCCCTAATCATGGCAGTGATGTCGCTGACTTCTTTTCTGATACTTGGATGCTCTCCTTGGTCGGGGGGACTGCAGAGTCTCTGACAACCAGCCCTGAGAGCTTTCCAAATCGGCTCCCTCTCCCTAATTACAATTTTGGTGTGATTGCTGGAACACAAAGCTACCCAGTATTTAATGGCATGTTTGCAAAGACCAATGATGGCTTAGTCTCGGTAGAATCAACCAAGCTAAAAGGGATGCAGGACTTTATTGAAGTGGACATTAAACATGACAGGCTACGCCGCGATCCGCACGTCACAGGGTTGATTGTGCAGTTTTTGCAATCGGGGCACTTTGAGCCTGCCAGTGAGTAG
- a CDS encoding SDR family oxidoreductase has product MKKLVVITGASSGIGEAIARRLSAAGHPLLLLARRVDKLEALQLPNVLCEKVDITDKATFEAAIQKAEQAFGPADALINNAGVMLLGQIDSQDASEWKTMFDVNVLGLLNGMQAVLAPMKARNTGTIINISSIAGRKTFGNHAAYCGTKFAVHAISENVREEVAESDVRVVTIAPGAVETELLSHTTSQEIKDGYDQWKEVMGGVLAADDVARAVEFAYAQPQNVCIREIVLAPTRQQP; this is encoded by the coding sequence ATGAAAAAGCTCGTTGTTATTACAGGTGCCAGCTCTGGTATTGGTGAGGCCATTGCGCGCCGTCTAAGTGCTGCAGGCCACCCGCTACTACTACTCGCGCGTCGCGTTGATAAACTGGAAGCACTGCAATTACCCAACGTATTGTGTGAAAAAGTGGACATTACCGACAAAGCCACTTTCGAAGCTGCGATTCAAAAAGCAGAGCAAGCCTTCGGCCCTGCAGATGCGCTCATCAATAACGCGGGAGTCATGCTGCTGGGACAGATCGATAGTCAAGATGCGTCAGAATGGAAGACCATGTTTGATGTGAATGTGCTTGGCCTTCTCAATGGCATGCAAGCGGTATTGGCCCCAATGAAAGCACGTAACACGGGGACCATCATCAACATCAGCTCTATCGCTGGTCGTAAAACTTTTGGCAATCATGCTGCTTACTGCGGCACCAAGTTTGCGGTACATGCCATTTCAGAAAATGTACGTGAAGAAGTCGCTGAGTCAGACGTACGCGTTGTTACCATCGCACCGGGTGCTGTCGAGACGGAACTGCTGTCACACACCACTTCTCAAGAAATCAAAGATGGATATGACCAATGGAAAGAGGTCATGGGTGGCGTGCTTGCTGCAGATGACGTCGCTAGAGCGGTTGAATTCGCCTATGCGCAACCTCAAAACGTGTGTATTCGAGAGATAGTTCTCGCTCCTACTCGTCAGCAGCCATAA
- a CDS encoding sulfite exporter TauE/SafE family protein, translating to MFADWFSHTSLIAMLLIFVGSYVQTAIGFGLAIVAAPLLFQVSPDYVPAPICLVALFISLLNAMKHRSSIAIGGLKMAIIGRVPGSIAGAALLLYVSTQVLSLWLGLLVVFAVIVSLLPVRIEPTPIRMSIAGFFSGFFGTSSGIGGPPMALLLQHQEANQLRGNLSAFFVFSSFISLVVQAPIGFLTTHHLFITVPLIPAAWLGYQLAKLTTASLPKEKVRLAALALCSLSGITAIWQSF from the coding sequence ATGTTCGCTGATTGGTTCAGCCACACCTCACTTATCGCAATGCTGCTGATTTTTGTTGGCTCCTACGTGCAAACCGCTATCGGGTTTGGTCTGGCGATTGTCGCCGCGCCGTTATTGTTTCAGGTATCTCCAGATTACGTTCCTGCTCCCATCTGCTTGGTTGCGCTGTTCATCTCTTTACTCAATGCGATGAAGCACCGCAGCAGTATAGCCATCGGCGGACTTAAAATGGCCATCATCGGACGTGTTCCTGGTTCCATCGCTGGTGCAGCGCTACTGCTTTATGTGTCGACACAAGTACTCTCATTGTGGCTAGGGCTACTGGTAGTCTTTGCCGTTATTGTTAGCTTACTTCCGGTGCGTATCGAGCCAACGCCAATCAGAATGAGCATTGCAGGCTTTTTCTCTGGCTTCTTTGGTACCAGCAGTGGCATCGGCGGCCCTCCGATGGCATTACTACTCCAGCATCAAGAAGCCAATCAGCTACGGGGAAACTTATCGGCGTTTTTTGTCTTTAGCTCGTTTATCTCGCTCGTAGTGCAAGCACCAATTGGCTTTCTTACCACACACCATCTGTTTATCACGGTGCCATTGATCCCTGCAGCTTGGCTTGGCTATCAATTAGCGAAACTCACCACCGCATCGCTACCAAAAGAGAAAGTCCGTTTAGCAGCACTGGCACTCTGCTCACTAAGTGGCATCACCGCCATTTGGCAAAGTTTCTAA
- a CDS encoding SgrR family transcriptional regulator, which translates to MESINLYRYYQRLLDLELGKEYAVTLGQVSEMLFASPRHTRSILKMMTEKRWISWIPRVGRNQRSTLIRTINDEEVKRDVASGWVKSSQYDKALEFLDHDQVAFGQLLRQNAGAQVSEGKVRVQLTYNRPFTVLSPSRPHRNSERFLIRQVHAGLVTLNEQGDVVADIAHHWEAEQNFHVWRFYLRPSVYFHNGSRVDAQAVSESLAYAQTLPYFRNELDHVVSIVAVGENTLEVTLARQDKGFAALLTDLKYSIEPSESFNSASNSTPKPVIGCGVFSLAEHTPDKMELTANERYHGLRALTDQVSIWSLKKDLFSEQSSGCNHTVTDRVGHEATPIISHPELDYLAGEGKSEVSTDSRARIEHGCMFMIFNQRNTNLNHEQRRWLSHTLSGEQIWKQLQRDDQKFGAQNATNFFPFWQPIKRLSSKTVMLPDTLNIAFYHHPGITRGAKAMKRLLQQQGVEVILNDYSFDEFIDKSFNQGFEEELVLSSLNLDDNYQVSALLFFLSDPVLHTTIGEDLSAWLIKEINQIRAHCEAKDYLTELEPFGSMLIHEGVISPMFHHRQTLSFEGVIKGVEITSWGWPQLRDVWSAG; encoded by the coding sequence TTGGAATCTATTAACCTGTATCGCTATTATCAGCGCCTGTTAGACTTGGAACTGGGCAAAGAGTACGCGGTGACTTTAGGACAGGTGTCAGAGATGCTGTTCGCCAGCCCTCGCCACACTAGATCAATCCTCAAAATGATGACTGAAAAGCGCTGGATATCTTGGATCCCAAGAGTTGGGCGCAATCAACGCTCAACGCTAATTCGTACGATAAATGATGAAGAGGTCAAACGAGATGTGGCATCGGGCTGGGTGAAGTCGAGTCAATACGATAAGGCGTTAGAATTTCTGGATCATGACCAAGTTGCGTTTGGCCAATTGTTGCGACAAAACGCCGGTGCGCAGGTTTCTGAAGGCAAAGTGAGAGTGCAGTTGACTTACAACCGTCCATTTACTGTGTTATCGCCGAGTCGGCCACATCGCAACAGTGAGCGGTTTTTGATTCGTCAGGTACACGCTGGGTTAGTGACGCTAAATGAGCAAGGAGACGTTGTCGCGGATATTGCTCATCATTGGGAGGCTGAGCAAAACTTTCACGTCTGGCGATTCTACCTTCGCCCATCGGTTTATTTCCACAATGGCAGCCGCGTGGACGCACAAGCGGTGTCGGAAAGTTTAGCTTACGCACAAACGTTGCCTTACTTTCGAAATGAGCTGGATCATGTGGTGAGTATCGTAGCGGTGGGAGAGAATACTCTCGAGGTAACGTTGGCGCGGCAAGACAAAGGGTTTGCAGCACTGCTTACCGACCTTAAATATTCCATTGAACCGAGTGAGTCATTTAACTCGGCATCGAACTCTACACCAAAGCCTGTGATAGGCTGCGGCGTATTTTCGTTGGCTGAACATACACCGGACAAAATGGAACTGACCGCCAATGAACGCTACCACGGCTTGCGAGCTTTGACTGATCAGGTATCGATATGGTCGCTTAAGAAGGATCTGTTTTCGGAACAATCCTCCGGTTGCAATCATACGGTCACCGACCGTGTGGGCCATGAAGCAACACCCATAATTTCACATCCAGAGCTCGACTATTTAGCGGGCGAAGGTAAAAGTGAGGTGAGTACAGATTCAAGAGCTCGTATCGAACATGGGTGTATGTTCATGATTTTTAATCAGCGTAATACCAATCTGAATCATGAGCAACGTCGTTGGTTAAGCCACACTCTTAGTGGAGAACAAATTTGGAAGCAACTGCAACGGGATGACCAGAAGTTTGGCGCTCAAAATGCGACCAACTTCTTCCCTTTTTGGCAGCCGATTAAACGTCTGAGCTCTAAGACTGTAATGCTACCCGATACGCTGAATATTGCTTTCTATCATCACCCTGGGATCACTCGTGGTGCTAAGGCGATGAAGCGGCTTCTACAACAGCAAGGGGTAGAGGTAATCCTGAATGACTATAGCTTTGATGAGTTTATTGATAAGTCATTCAACCAAGGGTTTGAAGAAGAGTTAGTGCTGAGTAGTCTCAACCTCGATGACAATTATCAGGTTTCGGCGCTCTTATTCTTTTTAAGTGATCCTGTTCTTCATACAACGATTGGTGAAGATCTGAGTGCTTGGCTCATTAAAGAGATCAACCAGATCCGTGCTCATTGCGAGGCCAAAGATTATCTTACTGAGCTAGAGCCATTTGGTTCTATGTTGATCCATGAAGGGGTGATAAGCCCAATGTTCCACCATAGGCAAACATTGAGCTTTGAAGGTGTGATAAAAGGCGTTGAGATCACCTCTTGGGGTTGGCCTCAGTTGCGTGATGTTTGGTCTGCTGGCTGA